The genomic stretch cctctgacattcCAGGATtttccaacctttccttatagtTCATTCCCttgaatccaggcagcatcctggtaaacctcttttgtacCCTTTCGACGGACTTCACATTATTCCTAAAATGGAGTGACCAGAACCAGGCACAATAATCCCAGTACAGTTGGACAAATGTTTAATAAAGCTACAGAATGACTACCTTACTCTTATATTCGGCACCCATACCAATGAAGGCAAGCCTGCCATACACGTTCTTTACTGCCTCATCCACTTGTGTTCCTGCTTTTGGTGATCTATGGAACTGGACCCCAAGGTTACTCTGTACCTCAGTATTATTTAGGGGTCTGCAATTAACTGTTAACCATTAACATTTTCTCCTTTGATTTGACCCtctaaagtgcaacacttcacacttagtCTTAGGTTACCACTGCACAGAagcagccatttggcccacctactccatgctgaactgttattcttctGAGTTCTATTGACCCACACCAGACCTcttgcctggattaaactccatcgaCCACTTCCCTGTCCATATCTATAACTGATCTACATCTCACTGAATTACTTGATAGTCCTTTGCAATGTCCCAACTCCAATcatggtgtcatctacaaacttgctgatccatcTATGATGTTTCCTTGTCTCTGGTGCAGGGAATCCTGAGGTATATCTCAAGAGGGTCAGCCATTCCTAACCAAGAATAGTATTTTTCTTTCACTGAGAGTGTAGTGGATCTTGTTCAAAGTATGTAAGATTCTAAGGGAACTTGACTgggtagatgttgagatgtttcaGTTCAAGACTAGAAGACAATTACAAGATTGGCAGGCAGttgtttaaaactgagatgagttGGAGCTTCTTCGCTTAGACATTGGTAAATCTCTGGAATGTTCTGTCTGGGAGGACTATGGAGGCAAGATCAATGGGGGTATTTAAAGGGTAAGTAGAAAGATCTTAGAACAATTGGGGAATTGGCACTGTGTTGAGGcctggggcagatcagccatgatcatattgaatgacaGAATAACCTTTGAAGGGGTGagtagcctactcctgcttctactGCGTCCTGTTCTTATATAAGAGGTGGAAGGTTTAGAGGGCATTGGAGGAGGAACGTTTGCATCCAGAGGGGTCTCAGAATCTGGGGCATATCTGTCTGACAGTGGGATGGAGAAAGAGACACAAAGCTTCGGGATTGTCTAGATTTGTCCTTGAATTGCCAGGGCAGAGGAGGCTACAGACGTGTGCTGGTAAATGGTTGATGGCTAGTAaagacatggtgggctgaagggtccatTTCTATACTGTATCATTCATGAATGAGCATCTCTTAAAGGTTATCTCATCTTGTCTCTCTTGTGGCCTTGACGTGTGCAAATTGCCACTTTCCAGCTTCCTGCATTACGTCACTGACCACTCTTCCATCATCGTTACTAAAGTCAGTTGGCATGTCTGATGGCCATTTTGTAACCAGGAATCTTTTTCTTCATTAATTCTCAAGACTGAAcattctagagcaggggttcccaatcttttttatgccatggacccctaccattaactgaggggtctgtgaatCCCTCTTCTAGAGCTACTTGGAAGTTTTACAGAGACAACACTGAGGCTTCTTGCAGTCAGAACAAAATCAAAGCCCAGGGTTCACCAGCAACCTTGACAATTTTTAATATAGTTTGAAGTGATTGACATGCAATCTGCAGAATAATCAACCCAACTTTGTTTTCTGAAGTGATTCTTAAGAACAGTTTCAAGCAGAATGTGTAACTGCTAAAGGGACTGGGAAGACATTGACTATAAATTGCATCTTCATATCCCTGCAAGTAgtacaagtgctacatctgccccttcacctcctccctcagcaccattcagggctccaaacagtccttccaagtgaggtgacacttcacctgcaagcctTTCAGGGTCATCTCCTGTGGCCAgcgctcctggtgcggcctcctctacataggTACTACCTGACATAGACTgcgggactgctttgtcgagcccCTTCACTCCACCTGtaacaggcaggatttccctgGGTCcacacattcacattcccattccgacatgtcagtccatggcttcctctgctgccatgatgaggccattctcaggttggaggagcaatatctcATATTCTATCTAGGTAGCTTCCAGcttgacagcatgaacattgatttatctAATTTCCGGTGATTTCTCTCACATCATCCTCCTCTCttgttccatttcccattctggctcccctcttaccccttcccttctcacctatcacctccctctggtgtccctcccccattcccatggtccactctcttctccagtCAGATTCCTCCTACTTCGGCCCtttctttaccttttctacctatcagctcccagcccctcactttatcccccacccacccaccatccactcacctggcttcacctatgacttgtcagcttgtaccccttcccctccctccccaccttcttatgtctggcttcttccctcttccctcttcccttccagttcaggtgaagggtctcagcacaaaatgtcaactgtttaattcccctccatagatgctgcctgatctgctgagctcttccagtaccttgtgtgtgttgccctggatttccagcatctgcaacattTTGTGTCTTCGTGTAAAGTATTTATTTTACAAAGTGTTGTACTTTTTCTGGCTAGTAAAGCATTATATTATCATTTTGAAAATCTCCAAAAGTTAAGAAATTTGCACAAAATATTAGAAGTTCACCATGTTTTTCCTTTGTGTGCATGTTTTATTTTCCAAGCTCACAAATTTATAAGTGGATACAGTGCATACTTTGGAGCTAAATGTACCCAGAACCAAAAATCAAAGGGCAAAGAAGAAAATTAACAGACAAGACTGCTGAAAAATGCTGAAGAGCCCCAAACACTGCTCAGACACTGAGCCTTACTGTAATTGTCCTTTGAAGAGGCTCAATTGATTGGGTCAAATTGTAAGTACCATCACCTTCCCAGACACAGGATAGAAAGACAAAGATTCCATCCATGACTGTAGGACCCTAGAGTTAATCTTCTTTTCACAGGACCTGAAAACATGATCTTATCTCTGTGTATCAGCAACAGCCTAAGTGTCCTCTCTGATTGATCTACCTGGCAGACAGGTCAAACGGCATTAGTTGACACTGATAGTTCCTGCTGTGTTTTCTATCTCCTTGGCACCAACCATCAAGTTAAAGCATTGAAGCTTCAGTGTAGCTCTGATACCTTTGTTCCTATTCAGAGTCCTTGCTCTCATCACTGTTGTGCAGCAGCTTCTTCTGCAAGGAGGCAGCTATTTTCTTGGAAGTCTTTTTGAGCATGGGGTTCTCTGGGTGGTTCTGCCTCATGTGGAGGTAGAGGTCCTCTTGGTTTATGGCTGTGAAGCCACACTCCTCACAGACGTAGAGCTTAGCTCTCCTCTCCTTGTAGCTGTACTTCTGTGCCACGCCATGGATTTTCTTCAGGTGTGACTCCAAGGAGCATCTTTGCGTAAAGGCTTTGTGGCAAAGGCTGCATTTGTAGGGGCGAATACCTACACAGGAAATAAAAACATTGCAGCTTTTATTAGCAGTTTTAACTTTATTACCTTACCTTCACCTTCTCCATAATGTAGACTCTCTCAGATTGAAGAAAGCTTTCAGACAATAGAGGTCAATGGAATGTACACAATACCTTGCTGACAGTAGCAGGGGAGCTTGTTTCTCTGAGGAAGTTTCAGAAATAAGCTGAGCCTCATGCAATGTCCAGGGGATAACTTGTATTTTATTACATTGCAAGTCAGCTCCAGTAGGTGAGATCCAGTGCTTCACGGACAACAGAGTGCATatcaaggcacagaagaagtcatagtcatccactgcaaccaattGTACCAGTTGTGACAACTGTTTGAACCACTGGACCCAGACATCAGAGGCCGAGAGAGtgaaactgccccagtgcaacagcttttccattttaaaaattctcctgCAAAGGTTTCTCTGTCACCGTCGGATACGATAGACAACCAATCATTTTACatcacatgggggggggggggctaatggAAGGGGTAACAATGGTGATGGGATGTCAAAACCAAAGAATCACAAGCAGGGGTAAGCCACTTGGCctttaagtctgctctgccgttcagtGGGATCATGTCTGATCTTCCACCTCTGCCACTTTCCTGCATTCCTCGATTCCCTGAGAATCCAGAAATCTATCAATCCCTGCTTTGAGTGAACTCAGTGGCTTAGCCTccatatttagagatacaacaaggtaacaggcccttctgacccaatgagccCTTGGcacctaattacacccatgtgactattcTCCTACTGACCAGTgtctggaatgtggaaggaaaccagaactgacatggtcacagggagagatttacaaactccttacagatagtggcagaAGTTGAACCCTGGCattataataacattacagtaatGCTACCCTCCCAGGTCCACCCTATGTTTTTGGTGGACGTGGATTCTAGCACGGTGAAAGGTGGGGTCCAGGGGAAATTTATACTGGCTACCTCCCTTCCCCACACTGAACTTTGAGGCAGGGTCTTGATCTgtgttgacaattccttccccCCAGACTGACGACATTTGCCACTTGACCcggagagttcctccagcagcttgtttgtTGCATCTCATAATTCTCGTGAACTCTAGAAACACGGCCTAGCTTTTTCAATCTCTCATATGGTACATCTGTCTTACCTGGGAGCAgcaatgtcagaatcaggtttattatgactgacatatgtcataaaatttgttgttttgcagcagcagtacagagcaatacataaaacatTATAAATTATAAGAAGAAATATACACCCAATggctactttattccttatacctgtacaccttgttaatccaaatatctaatcagccaatcatgtagcagcaactcaatgtataaaagcatgcagacatggtcaagaggttcagttgttgttcagaccaaacattagaatggggaagaaatgtgatctaagtgactttgactgtggaat from Hemitrygon akajei chromosome 7, sHemAka1.3, whole genome shotgun sequence encodes the following:
- the LOC140730729 gene encoding putative transcription factor Ovo-like 1 isoform X2, producing the protein MLNRHLKCHNQVKRHLCTYCGKGFNDTFDLKRHVRTHTGIRPYKCSLCHKAFTQRCSLESHLKKIHGVAQKYSYKERRAKLYVCEECGFTAINQEDLYLHMRQNHPENPMLKKTSKKIAASLQKKLLHNSDESKDSE